The DNA window GACAGGTTTCCAGGACAAAATACAAATatcagcacagaaatgtttgttctAGACATAGCTATGCCTGCTTTGTCTTGGATACATCTTTCATTCAAAGACAGCTAGTGCAGTATCTTTGGGCactcttttgcattttaaactaAACCAAACTCCTTTTTCAGAACAATCGTCTGTTCTTAtctccttcttctttcttcttcactcAAGATTACTTAACAAGAAGTAATTACTTAACAACAAGTAACATTCTTACCAAGAATGAATTGCAGGGGCAATAAAGCATAAGAAGATAGAAACTAACTAGTGGCTTTCATTCACACTGAAGTATATGCACCATATAATGTGATTGAACACTGTGTTTCTGGTTCTTATGCTACACCTGCAGCATTTAACAGAAACATGGCTTTCTTCTCATTCTCTAACTGCAATACAAAAATTGCTTCTGGAATACAGAAACTTGTGTGGATTACAGCTTCCCTTCTAGAAGAAGCAACAGGCCCAGACAGAGCTATGTTCACAAGCTCTACAAAGCATTGTCAGAGTGCCTCTCGATTctaccttctttttctctgcattttctttgtcCTCAGCATCCCGCTGCCAAACACTTTTTGTATCAAAAGGCCCTCTTCTTGCCTCATAAGTGTTACCACGATGGTCATCGGCCTTAAACTCTCTGTGAATCATATATTCTGGTAGAGAGGAAACAGAGCTCCTGCAGGTAAAGATTTAACACCTGTTTGCACCAGGGATACAAATCTTGCACTTTCGTACAGAAGTATTCTGAAATGTTAATAAGTGAAGACAGAACTCAAGATGTTATGTAGGGCTTCAGCAGGCTTACCATTGCTCATCCATTGCTGGGGGACTGGTGTGGTGTAAGTACCAGTCAGGTGCAGCATATGCTGCTGAAGGGGACTTCATTATCACAGGAGTGTAGTGCTTCAGTAGgtctggagagaaaaagacaaaagtcaCTACTTTTCTGACTTCTTCTCTGGTTGCAAAAGCATTACCTTTGTTTTCAGGTTGCTGTTTTGTCAGGAAGAAATGCTTGCTTTCTTCAGTAAGGAGCATTTGTGTCCCTTGATAATACAGTCAGAACCTTGCAGCACTGTGTTCCAACTGTACCTTGTTTGTCTTGCTCTAAATGCTTTGACgtgtttctgctgctcagttAATTCATATTTCTGGATTTGTTTCTCTGAATGTGCATCTGCTCAAGTTCCTCAAGCTTCCTTCttcaataaaaaggaaataacaaaCCCACACATCACCCTGCTATAAGAACAGAATATGTACAGCACTGTAACAAAATGAAGTAATTACAAAAAAACGCTTTATAAACCTCTACTAAGTTTTCTGATGATGattttttgtgaaattattttcactaGGCCACTATTTAAATAGCCCAAGCATAAATTGTAGAGACCTCACTCAAATGCAGCCAGACCATCATCACCCATTTAGACCAAACACAGGTCAAGACCGCATGTTTTGCTAAAGAGTTGCCATACACAACAGACAGTAAGGATGCCTTGACAAGGTGACCTCTACATTTTCATTTGCTCATTTTTTCCACAGGTTAATTTCAAAAGTCCAGAGGATCCTTCTGTAGCATCTATAAGTACTTAATACCACACTCAAGTAAAGccaaagaaaattaaggaagaCCAAAGAAGCAAGACAAATGCTCACCAGGTTGGCCTCCTTGCTTTGCCAACCTCACATAAGCAGAATCAGTGTCTTTGATCCACTTCTTGAGGCACCCAGAAGGTGGCACTTCATGGGGAGCTTTTGA is part of the Chiroxiphia lanceolata isolate bChiLan1 chromosome 1, bChiLan1.pri, whole genome shotgun sequence genome and encodes:
- the C1H7orf57 gene encoding uncharacterized protein C7orf57 homolog isoform X1; its protein translation is MPPKQPEKSPLPPASQSLSDLSKAPHEVPPSGCLKKWIKDTDSAYVRLAKQGGQPDLLKHYTPVIMKSPSAAYAAPDWYLHHTSPPAMDEQWSSVSSLPEYMIHREFKADDHRGNTYEARRGPFDTKSVWQRDAEDKENAEKKKVKLPAINPKYPSRMPNVSTRKEFSGANKLSFPPVPAQRKIEAVNFSKLINNGYGTDWFQQCTGWEKKIQEPSENSEQSKEPLPPDSEPFQSEPPRASK
- the C1H7orf57 gene encoding uncharacterized protein C7orf57 homolog isoform X2; this encodes MPPKQPEKSPLPPASQSLSDLSKAPHEVPPSGCLKKWIKDTDSAYVRLAKQGGQPDLLKHYTPVIMKSPSAAYAAPDWYLHHTSPPAMDEQWSSVSSLPEYMIHREFKADDHRGNTYEARRGPFDTKSVWQRDAEDKENAEKKKVKLPAINPKYPSRMPNVSTRKEFSGANKLSFPPVPAQRKIEAVNFSKLINNGYGTDWFQQCTGWEKKIQEPSENSEQSKDSEPFQSEPPRASK